GCGGCGCTGGGCGCCGACGTGCGGATCGAACGCGGCTGCGTGATCGCCAAGGCCCGACGACTCTCGGGCGCGATGATCGATTTATCGGGCCCGCGCGGCCCAACCGTGACCGGCACGGCCAACGTGATGAGCGCGGCCGCGCTGGCCCGCGGCAAAACCGTGATCACCGGCGCCGCGATCGAGCCGGAAGTTGTCGATCTCGGCGAGATGCTCAATGCGCTCGGAGCGCGCATCGCGGGCTTAGGCACACCGACCATCGAAATCAGCGGCGTCAATCAACTCGGCGGCGGATCGTATCGGATAATCCCCGATCGGATCGAAGCGGCGACGTTGCTCTGCGCCGGGGCGATCACGGGAGGAAGCGTTGCCGTGAGTGGCGCACGCGCCGATCATCTGACGGCGGTGCTCGAAGCGCTTGAGGCCATGGGCTGCACGATCGATATCACTGCCGATCAAATCTCTTTGCGGTCTACAGGTAACCTTAAGCCGATTTCATTGACGGCGCTTCCCTATCCCGGCATTCCGACCGACGTGCAATCACAACTCACGGCCGTGGCGACGCGAGCCACAGGGCAAAGCCGCATCGCGGATCGGGTGTTTCCCAAACGATTTCATCACGTCCGCGAATTGGCGCGGTTGGGCGCGGCCGTCCGTCACGTTTCTGGCCGCGCGATCGTGCGTGGCCCGGAGAATTTAACCGGCGCAGTGGTGACGGCAACGGATCTGCGGGCAAGCGCCGCACTTGTCCTCGCCGGCCTGGCCGCCTCTGGCGAAACGATCGTCCGCCGCGTTCGGCATCTGGATCGGGGCTATGAAAGGCTCGAAGATAAGCTCGCAACATTAGGAGGAAGGGTCGAGCGCATTTCGAAAGTGCGACAGGCGGCAGTTCAAAGCTGAGGTGTTTCGATGAAATGCAACGCGCGAACAGGATACATCGCCGACTATCGGTCCGCGATCGGCGGATGCCTAGTCGCCTTGATAATCAGCACGCCGTCTCATTCGCAGGATGGCCAGCAGGCTGCGCCATCCTCTACGCTTAAGCTTGTACTGCGGTCACTGCCAAGCACAACCGAATCGCTCATTGTCCTCGGCCCTTACAAGCCCCATCCGCCCACCCGGCCCGAGCCGATTGGTCACGCGGCCGACGGTTCGCCGTACTTCGCGGCGGACGCACAGCTCAAGGATGTGACAACCGAATGGGAAGCCTACCGGTGTAATCGCGTATTCACTTCCATGGACCGTCGCGTCGAGTCCTATTGCGAAACACATGAAATTGATCTCTCGGTATTTTCCTTTCGCGCTTTGCGCACTGAGTTTGCAATTCCCGGTGGCACTTCGATTGAAGCGTGTCAGATCGTTGTCTTCAAAGACCGTCTAGAGAATTCGATCGAAGACTTGTTCGAGAACCCACTTGCGGAAATAGCAGGCACGGACGTAATCGAAATTTTCGAAAAGACTGTGCCCGTCGGAGGTCCCAATCAGCCAGCGGTCGTCGGCCCCGTTCAACCTCCGCCGAAGAGGGACCGGATGTTTCTCGCAATTCCTTACGATCGCATGCTTGTCGCGTCGAACTCGTGGGCCGTTCTCACGCACGTTTTGAAGTCCCTACGAGCCACGTCAGTGCCCGACAATGGCCTTCGAGCGACGCGTGACGCCGGCCATACGCGTCTGTGGGGTGTTCGCCGCTTTGGGCCATCGTTTGCACGTGATGGCACCGCGGCAGTCGTTCAGCGCGATCCTGGGGCTAAACGGCTTGAGATGGCGTACGAAGCGGCCACCGATTCGGTTGTCCTGCGATACATTTCGTCGGCACGCGATTCAGAAGCAACGCTGCAAACGTTCTTTCAGTCAATCGGACAGAAAGTGCCACCGGTTCGCAGACGGGATGCAGAGACCGTGGAATTGACCCTACGGGAGCCGGCGCGTGAGTGGATTCTGGTTTTCGCTGTTCTGGGAATGCTTGTACTGCCTTGACGATCCACCGGCGCTCGGCCCAGAATCGAGCCATGAGCTCGCCCTTACCTGATCTGCGCATCGGCCATGTGAACGTCGGTTTTCCGGTCGTTCAAGCGGCACTTTCCGGCTACAGCGATTACGCCATGCGAGCGATCGCCCGGCGCCTGGGGGCGACCTATGCGCTGTGCGAGGTCGTGCTCGATCGCATTATCATGCAGACGCGCCGCAAGGAGCGGTTGCGCTTCATGCACGTCGCCGATGACGATCATCCCGTGGGCGGGCAGTTGATGGGGAGCGACCCGGAAGA
This genomic stretch from Pirellulales bacterium harbors:
- the murA gene encoding UDP-N-acetylglucosamine 1-carboxyvinyltransferase yields the protein MDALRITGGAKLAGTVSVSGSKNAALPMMAAAILADGPVRIDGVPRLLDVETLAQLLTRLGMSVRRDAAGSVHLENIDATLVRADRRLVARMRASFCVLGPLLARRRKAIVPLPGGCAIGDRPVDLHLRGLAALGADVRIERGCVIAKARRLSGAMIDLSGPRGPTVTGTANVMSAAALARGKTVITGAAIEPEVVDLGEMLNALGARIAGLGTPTIEISGVNQLGGGSYRIIPDRIEAATLLCAGAITGGSVAVSGARADHLTAVLEALEAMGCTIDITADQISLRSTGNLKPISLTALPYPGIPTDVQSQLTAVATRATGQSRIADRVFPKRFHHVRELARLGAAVRHVSGRAIVRGPENLTGAVVTATDLRASAALVLAGLAASGETIVRRVRHLDRGYERLEDKLATLGGRVERISKVRQAAVQS